In Sinorhizobium numidicum, the following proteins share a genomic window:
- a CDS encoding Lrp/AsnC family transcriptional regulator, producing MDAVDRKIVGILAIDARSSLTDIGATVDLSPSAVNERIRRLVANGIIRRFTLDVDHRALGLDVLAFVWIALAVDADETEFRDFMAAHPAVAECHHVTGGWSYCAKIRMPTLGDIEPFLAELKARRYLARSETVIALSTVADKLLQVP from the coding sequence ATGGACGCAGTCGACAGAAAAATCGTCGGCATTCTCGCCATCGATGCCCGCTCTTCGCTGACGGACATCGGCGCAACGGTCGATCTCTCGCCGTCGGCGGTCAACGAACGCATCCGCCGTCTCGTGGCGAATGGCATAATCCGCCGCTTTACGCTCGACGTCGATCACCGGGCCCTCGGCCTCGACGTTCTCGCCTTCGTGTGGATCGCGCTTGCCGTCGACGCCGATGAGACCGAATTCCGCGATTTCATGGCCGCCCATCCGGCCGTTGCGGAGTGCCATCACGTGACCGGCGGATGGTCCTATTGCGCCAAGATCCGCATGCCGACGCTTGGCGACATCGAACCGTTTCTCGCGGAATTGAAGGCGCGCCGCTATCTCGCCCGCAGCGAAACGGTGATCGCGCTCTCCACGGTTGCCGACAAGCTTTTACAGGTCCCTTAA
- a CDS encoding LysE family translocator, translating into MSLLLFGKGLLLGLAIAAPLGPIGTLCISRTLERGFLAGVAGGLGTALADATYALLAAAGFAAFATVLSAISTPLSLAGGLFMLWLGWCGLSPRPVATAAELGARDLVHTTAATFLLTITSPTTILSFAAIFAGLGLAAFGDGTNVAILVGGVFVGSLAWWLFLTGGVTLAKARLPASFATWTSRISGLVLIGFGLAALTSAIVSLIVA; encoded by the coding sequence ATGTCCCTACTGCTTTTCGGAAAAGGCCTCTTGCTCGGGCTTGCGATAGCAGCGCCGCTCGGACCGATCGGCACGCTCTGCATCAGCCGCACGCTTGAGCGCGGCTTTTTGGCCGGCGTCGCTGGCGGCCTCGGCACTGCACTCGCCGACGCGACCTACGCCCTGCTGGCCGCCGCCGGTTTCGCAGCTTTCGCGACGGTTCTGTCGGCGATATCGACCCCGCTCAGCTTGGCAGGCGGCCTGTTCATGCTCTGGCTCGGCTGGTGCGGATTGTCGCCGAGGCCGGTCGCAACGGCGGCCGAGCTCGGCGCGCGTGATCTCGTTCACACGACGGCGGCGACCTTTCTGCTGACGATCACGAGCCCTACGACGATCCTGTCTTTCGCCGCCATTTTCGCAGGTCTAGGTCTCGCGGCTTTCGGCGATGGAACGAATGTCGCCATCCTTGTCGGCGGCGTCTTTGTCGGTTCGCTTGCCTGGTGGCTTTTCCTGACCGGCGGTGTGACACTCGCGAAAGCCAGGCTTCCCGCAAGCTTCGCCACATGGACATCGCGCATCTCCGGCCTGGTGCTGATCGGCTTCGGTCTTGCGGCGCTCACGTCGGCGATAGTCAGTCTGATCGTGGCGTGA
- a CDS encoding ABC transporter ATP-binding protein → MTKSYLSLELLDKSFERGGTRTEVLKQISLTVDKGQFISIIGHSGCGKSTLLNIVAGLTQATTGVVLLDGKVVDEPGPDRAVVFQNHSLLPWLTVYENVRLAVDKVFSRIRNKQERHDWTMRNLELVQMAHAADKRPSEISGGMKQRVGIARALAMEPKVLLLDEPFGALDALTRAHLQDQVMQIHATLGNTVLMITHDVDEAVLLSDRIVMMTNGPSARIGEILDVPLVRPRRRIELASDRTYLKCREAVLKFLYERHRFVEAAE, encoded by the coding sequence ATGACCAAGAGCTATCTTTCGCTTGAACTCCTGGACAAGAGCTTCGAACGCGGCGGCACGCGCACCGAGGTTCTCAAACAGATCTCCCTTACAGTCGACAAGGGCCAATTCATCTCGATCATCGGCCACTCCGGCTGCGGCAAGTCGACACTCCTCAACATCGTCGCCGGCCTGACGCAGGCGACGACCGGTGTCGTCCTACTCGACGGCAAAGTGGTCGACGAGCCGGGGCCGGACCGCGCGGTCGTCTTCCAGAACCACTCGCTGCTGCCGTGGCTGACGGTCTACGAGAACGTCCGGCTGGCCGTGGACAAGGTGTTTTCGAGGATCCGCAACAAGCAGGAGCGTCATGACTGGACGATGCGCAATCTCGAGCTCGTCCAGATGGCGCATGCGGCGGACAAGCGCCCCTCCGAAATCTCCGGCGGCATGAAGCAGCGCGTCGGCATTGCCCGGGCGCTCGCCATGGAACCGAAAGTGCTCCTGCTCGACGAGCCCTTCGGCGCGCTCGATGCGCTCACGCGCGCCCATCTGCAGGACCAGGTCATGCAGATCCACGCCACGCTTGGCAACACGGTGCTGATGATCACGCACGATGTTGACGAGGCCGTCCTTCTCTCCGACCGGATCGTCATGATGACCAACGGCCCATCCGCCCGGATCGGAGAAATCCTCGATGTGCCGCTTGTACGCCCGCGGCGGCGCATCGAGCTCGCTTCCGACCGAACCTACCTGAAATGCCGCGAGGCGGTGCTCAAGTTCCTCTACGAGCGCCACCGCTTCGTCGAAGCTGCGGAGTGA
- a CDS encoding ANTAR domain-containing response regulator produces the protein MTYRDLTILVIDENAIRASIIEEGLREAGHGKVTVIHEVQGVARIIETLRPDVIVIDIENPNRDMMEHLFQLTRTVGRPIAMFVDRSDTASIEAAVEAGVSAYIVDGLKKERVKPILDMAVSRFNAFSRLQRELADAKSALEERKLVERAKGILMKMRGLSEEEAFTLLRQTAMNEKKKISEIAQSVVTAAGLLIR, from the coding sequence ATGACCTACCGGGACCTCACCATCCTTGTGATTGACGAAAACGCCATCCGCGCCTCGATTATCGAGGAAGGTTTGCGTGAAGCCGGGCATGGCAAGGTCACGGTCATTCATGAAGTGCAGGGGGTCGCCCGGATCATCGAGACCCTTCGGCCGGACGTGATCGTCATCGATATCGAAAATCCCAACCGGGACATGATGGAGCACCTGTTCCAACTGACGCGAACCGTCGGCCGGCCGATCGCCATGTTCGTCGATCGCTCGGATACGGCGTCCATCGAGGCCGCCGTCGAGGCCGGCGTCTCCGCCTACATCGTCGACGGGCTCAAGAAAGAGCGCGTCAAGCCGATCCTCGACATGGCCGTCAGCCGCTTCAATGCCTTCAGCCGATTGCAGCGTGAACTCGCCGACGCGAAGTCCGCACTCGAAGAACGCAAGCTCGTCGAACGCGCCAAGGGCATTCTCATGAAAATGCGTGGGCTCTCCGAAGAGGAGGCATTCACGCTGCTGCGCCAGACCGCGATGAACGAGAAGAAGAAGATATCGGAGATCGCACAAAGCGTGGTGACCGCCGCCGGATTGCTGATTCGATGA
- a CDS encoding GFA family protein encodes MSKPYTGGCACGAIRYEISAEPVVMVDCQCRQCQHQTGAGHASYLTFSDAARKVEGEPKTWEVVGDGGTVKSCAFCATCGSPVFITFPAMPDIVAVRAGSLDDPSRYQPQFVTWHAAANAWDHLDPALPKFEKMPPS; translated from the coding sequence ATGAGCAAGCCCTATACCGGCGGATGCGCCTGCGGCGCGATCCGCTATGAAATCTCGGCCGAACCGGTGGTGATGGTCGACTGTCAGTGCCGCCAATGCCAGCATCAAACCGGCGCCGGCCACGCATCGTACCTGACCTTCTCTGACGCGGCCCGGAAGGTCGAGGGCGAACCGAAGACCTGGGAAGTGGTCGGCGATGGCGGAACGGTCAAAAGCTGCGCCTTCTGCGCCACCTGCGGGTCGCCGGTGTTTATTACGTTTCCGGCCATGCCCGACATTGTCGCCGTGCGCGCTGGCAGCCTCGATGATCCGAGCCGGTACCAGCCGCAATTCGTTACCTGGCACGCCGCCGCGAACGCCTGGGATCATCTTGATCCGGCCCTGCCGAAATTCGAGAAAATGCCGCCGAGCTGA
- a CDS encoding helix-turn-helix domain-containing protein, with amino-acid sequence MNKKDPNPIDAFVGSRVRMRRLMVGLSQEKLADGLGITFQQVQKYEKGTNRIGASRLQAIADILGVHPSFFFQQDENKPLSRDAGDVHESQEISSFVASKEGIALNRAFLKIADPVLRKKIISLVAAMAHAPETEQTSIPSGARRAEPLHG; translated from the coding sequence ATGAACAAGAAGGATCCTAACCCGATCGATGCCTTCGTCGGTTCGCGTGTACGAATGCGCAGACTGATGGTCGGGTTAAGCCAGGAAAAGCTGGCCGATGGCCTGGGCATCACCTTTCAGCAGGTGCAGAAATACGAAAAAGGCACGAATCGCATCGGCGCGAGCCGGCTACAGGCGATTGCCGATATCCTGGGGGTCCATCCGAGCTTTTTCTTTCAGCAGGATGAAAACAAGCCTCTGTCGCGCGACGCGGGCGACGTCCACGAGTCGCAGGAAATTTCGTCTTTCGTTGCCTCGAAGGAGGGCATCGCCCTCAACAGGGCTTTCCTGAAGATTGCGGACCCGGTCTTGCGGAAGAAGATCATCTCACTTGTCGCAGCTATGGCGCATGCTCCGGAGACAGAGCAGACCAGTATCCCTTCCGGTGCCCGCCGCGCCGAGCCTCTGCACGGCTAG
- a CDS encoding CmpA/NrtA family ABC transporter substrate-binding protein: MTKISTGLTRRSLLKTTATAAMVGAMKTAFPSGAFAQTAGPETAKAVLGFIALTDSAPLIIAKEKGFFDKYGMTEVDVVKQASWGTTRDNLVLGSAGAGIDGAHILTPMPYLISTGKVTQNNQPLPMVILARLNLDAQAISVGSAYADLKVGLDASVLKETFAKKKAEGAAAKVAMTFPGGTHDLWIRYWLAAGGIDPDSDVETIVVPPPQMVANMKVGTMDCFCVGEPWNEQLVNQKIGYTAVNTAEIWAKHPEKSFAMRADWVEKNPRAAKALMMAVQEAAQWCDDMANKDELAKLVGKRSWFNVPAKDIVDRLKGEYDYGNGKVVENSPHFMKFWRDHASYPFQNHDAWFLTENIRWGKFAPDTDIKGLIAKVNREDIWREAAKELGVSDVPTSTSRGPETFFDGKVFDAANPEAYLKSLAISRIA; the protein is encoded by the coding sequence ATGACCAAGATTTCGACCGGCCTCACCCGCCGCAGCCTGCTGAAGACGACCGCGACGGCCGCGATGGTCGGAGCAATGAAAACGGCATTTCCATCGGGAGCCTTCGCCCAGACCGCCGGCCCGGAGACGGCAAAGGCCGTTCTCGGCTTCATCGCGCTCACCGATTCCGCCCCGCTGATCATCGCCAAGGAAAAGGGGTTCTTCGACAAATACGGCATGACCGAAGTCGACGTTGTGAAGCAGGCCTCCTGGGGCACGACCCGTGACAACCTGGTGCTGGGCTCGGCCGGCGCCGGCATCGACGGCGCCCACATCCTGACGCCGATGCCCTATCTCATCTCCACCGGCAAGGTGACGCAGAACAATCAGCCGCTGCCGATGGTCATCCTTGCCCGCCTCAATCTCGATGCCCAGGCGATCTCGGTAGGCTCCGCATATGCCGATCTGAAAGTGGGCCTCGACGCCTCCGTCTTGAAGGAAACCTTTGCCAAGAAAAAGGCCGAAGGCGCCGCTGCAAAGGTGGCAATGACGTTCCCCGGCGGCACGCATGATCTCTGGATCCGCTACTGGCTTGCGGCCGGCGGCATCGACCCGGACAGCGACGTCGAAACCATTGTCGTCCCGCCGCCGCAGATGGTCGCCAACATGAAGGTCGGTACCATGGACTGTTTCTGCGTCGGGGAGCCGTGGAACGAGCAGCTCGTCAACCAAAAGATCGGCTACACCGCCGTCAACACCGCCGAGATCTGGGCCAAGCATCCGGAAAAATCCTTCGCGATGCGCGCCGACTGGGTGGAAAAGAACCCGCGCGCAGCAAAGGCGCTCATGATGGCCGTACAGGAAGCCGCGCAATGGTGCGACGACATGGCCAACAAGGACGAATTGGCAAAGCTCGTTGGCAAGCGCAGCTGGTTCAACGTGCCCGCCAAAGACATCGTCGATCGGCTCAAGGGCGAATACGACTACGGCAACGGCAAGGTCGTAGAGAACAGCCCGCATTTCATGAAATTCTGGCGCGACCACGCCTCCTATCCCTTCCAGAACCACGACGCGTGGTTCCTGACCGAGAACATCCGCTGGGGCAAGTTCGCGCCGGATACGGACATCAAGGGGCTGATAGCCAAGGTGAACCGCGAGGACATCTGGCGTGAGGCCGCAAAGGAGCTCGGCGTCTCCGACGTTCCGACCTCCACCTCGCGCGGCCCCGAGACCTTCTTCGATGGCAAGGTCTTCGATGCCGCCAACCCGGAAGCATATCTGAAGAGCCTCGCCATCAGCCGCATCGCCTGA
- the ntrB gene encoding nitrate ABC transporter permease, with product MSVTNLKLKPQTTHQPSAHVIALTRTVRPSIDGRLSRLFSTAAANLLPLLVTLSLFLLAWQLICSSPESSLPAPTRVLEESWELIVHPFYIGQGVDQGLFWHVFASLQRVALGYAMAAVVGIALGVLVGQSALAMRGLDPIFQVLRTVPPLAWLPLSLAAFQDGNPSAIFVIFITAIWPIIINTAVGIRNIPQDYQNVAKVLRLNGFEYFGKIMLPAAAPYIFTGLRIGIGLSWLAIVAAEMLIGGVGIGFFIWDAWNSSLISDIIVALIYVGIVGFLLDRVIALIGRAITRGTANA from the coding sequence ATGTCCGTCACCAATCTCAAGCTCAAACCGCAGACGACGCACCAGCCATCGGCGCACGTCATCGCCCTCACGCGCACAGTGAGGCCGAGCATCGATGGCCGCTTGTCGCGCCTTTTCTCCACGGCAGCCGCGAACCTCCTCCCGCTTCTCGTCACGTTGAGCCTTTTCCTTCTCGCCTGGCAGCTCATCTGTTCGTCGCCGGAGTCGAGCCTGCCGGCGCCAACGCGCGTCCTTGAGGAAAGCTGGGAACTGATCGTGCATCCCTTCTATATCGGCCAGGGGGTTGACCAAGGTCTGTTCTGGCACGTCTTTGCCAGCCTGCAGCGCGTGGCCCTCGGTTACGCCATGGCTGCGGTGGTCGGCATCGCCCTCGGTGTGCTGGTCGGTCAAAGCGCGCTGGCGATGCGCGGCCTCGATCCGATCTTCCAGGTGCTTCGCACGGTGCCGCCGCTCGCTTGGCTGCCGCTCTCGCTCGCAGCCTTCCAGGACGGCAATCCTTCGGCGATCTTCGTCATCTTCATCACGGCGATCTGGCCGATCATCATCAACACCGCGGTTGGTATCCGCAACATTCCGCAGGACTACCAGAACGTCGCCAAGGTGCTGCGGCTGAACGGCTTCGAGTATTTCGGCAAGATCATGCTGCCGGCTGCCGCGCCGTACATCTTCACCGGCCTGCGGATCGGGATCGGCCTCTCGTGGCTCGCGATCGTTGCCGCCGAAATGCTGATTGGCGGCGTTGGAATCGGCTTCTTCATCTGGGATGCGTGGAACTCGTCGCTGATCAGCGACATCATCGTGGCGCTGATCTATGTCGGCATTGTCGGCTTTCTCCTCGACCGCGTCATCGCACTCATCGGCCGCGCCATCACCCGCGGCACGGCAAACGCTTGA
- a CDS encoding TfuA-like protein translates to MKVVFVGPTIPDAVQMAGEPFVIRPPAMQGDILRAVRGGATAIGLIDGNFEYAAPVWHKEILFALSEGAEVFGAASMGALRAAECAAFGMIGVGEIYRQYAAGEIVDDSDVALLHAPKELRYAPLTIPLVNVRATLLGLTRQLSLAATDAERIEQSATALFYKERTWPAIVACARLARDCDKAALTAKLRAQYVDQKRADALELLDALRGRPCQRRAPNREWEFHSTSLWKTLLGQREASG, encoded by the coding sequence ATGAAGGTCGTGTTCGTCGGTCCGACCATCCCCGATGCCGTGCAGATGGCCGGCGAGCCTTTCGTGATCCGTCCGCCTGCCATGCAAGGCGACATTCTTCGCGCCGTGCGCGGCGGTGCAACGGCGATCGGCCTCATCGACGGCAATTTCGAATATGCCGCGCCCGTCTGGCACAAGGAGATACTCTTCGCCTTGTCGGAGGGTGCAGAGGTCTTTGGCGCAGCCAGCATGGGCGCCTTGCGCGCGGCTGAATGCGCGGCCTTCGGAATGATCGGGGTGGGCGAGATATATCGCCAATACGCCGCAGGCGAGATCGTGGATGATTCGGACGTGGCGCTGCTCCATGCGCCGAAGGAGCTCAGGTACGCGCCGCTGACCATTCCCCTCGTCAATGTTCGGGCGACGCTTCTTGGTCTTACCCGACAACTGTCTCTCGCTGCCACCGATGCCGAGCGGATAGAGCAATCGGCCACTGCACTTTTTTACAAGGAGCGCACATGGCCGGCGATCGTTGCTTGCGCGCGGCTTGCAAGGGACTGCGACAAGGCGGCGTTAACGGCAAAGCTGCGCGCGCAATATGTCGATCAGAAGCGTGCGGACGCGCTTGAACTTCTCGACGCGCTGCGCGGCCGGCCTTGCCAAAGACGGGCTCCAAACCGAGAATGGGAGTTCCATTCGACCAGCCTTTGGAAAACGTTGCTTGGTCAGCGCGAGGCGTCCGGCTAA
- a CDS encoding SRPBCC family protein has translation MNDAALKSDTQDIVVDEVLPHSPETIWKTLTTGELIDRWLMPPTGFEPVEGKRFTFQTTPAGAWDGIIHCQVLEVKPNERFAYAWKGGHEGNVGYGSRLDTVVTWILSKVENGTRLRLVHSGFVLPRNDTAFKNMSEGWKKVVKNIGAAAGEKD, from the coding sequence ATGAACGACGCCGCATTGAAGTCCGACACGCAAGACATCGTGGTCGACGAGGTCCTCCCGCATTCGCCGGAGACGATATGGAAAACGCTGACAACCGGGGAACTGATCGACCGCTGGCTGATGCCGCCGACAGGGTTCGAGCCGGTGGAGGGCAAGCGCTTCACATTTCAGACCACGCCGGCCGGAGCATGGGACGGTATCATTCACTGCCAAGTACTCGAGGTGAAACCGAACGAACGCTTCGCCTATGCCTGGAAAGGCGGACACGAGGGAAATGTCGGATACGGCTCACGACTGGACACCGTCGTCACATGGATTCTCTCCAAGGTTGAAAACGGCACGCGCCTTCGCCTTGTTCATTCCGGCTTCGTGCTGCCCAGAAACGACACCGCTTTCAAGAATATGAGCGAAGGCTGGAAGAAGGTCGTCAAAAACATCGGCGCCGCCGCCGGCGAGAAGGACTGA
- a CDS encoding CmpA/NrtA family ABC transporter substrate-binding protein, giving the protein MNILTDIDRFKSKKLSAGEAQPGTVSLGHEGARTVRAGFIPLVDAAVLIAAAEFGFAQREGIALHLVKDVSWANVRDRLAFRQFDIAHMLSPMPVAAMLGLGSNPSPTITPFSLGRGGNAITLSTRLYGQMQNEGELTGREGALANARALAAVIRRAQAAGKPRLTLGVTYPFSSHNYEFRYWLAAGGIDPDRDVKLVVVPPPMTSDALAAGAIDGFCVGAPWNMVASERGVGRIVATKQDIWPSAPEKVIGMRPEWAENNPETVSRLIVALDRAARWCDAPENRNALAELLAEPRYVAAPVDIIRRVLAGEFTVDPHGNQRIIENYFVFHSGFANFPRPSQALWTYSQMVRWGQASLSASGMEACISAYRPDLYRQALGADAAAAEADIGPQGTAAGDHFLDGHIFDPKRMEEYIEAFPVKATGRPPLSLEDI; this is encoded by the coding sequence GTGAACATATTGACGGATATCGACAGGTTCAAAAGCAAGAAGCTCTCCGCTGGCGAGGCTCAGCCCGGGACGGTAAGTCTCGGTCATGAGGGTGCGCGCACGGTGCGCGCCGGCTTCATTCCGCTCGTCGATGCGGCCGTGTTGATCGCGGCCGCGGAATTCGGCTTCGCGCAGAGAGAGGGCATCGCGCTCCATCTCGTGAAGGACGTCTCCTGGGCGAACGTCCGCGACCGTCTTGCCTTTCGCCAGTTCGACATCGCGCACATGCTCTCGCCGATGCCCGTCGCCGCGATGCTCGGCCTCGGCTCCAATCCGTCGCCAACGATCACTCCCTTTTCGCTTGGGCGCGGCGGCAATGCGATCACCTTGTCAACCCGGCTCTACGGTCAGATGCAAAACGAGGGCGAGTTGACGGGGAGAGAGGGCGCGCTTGCGAATGCGAGGGCCTTGGCGGCGGTCATTCGCCGCGCGCAGGCAGCCGGCAAACCGCGCCTGACGCTCGGCGTTACCTACCCCTTCTCGTCGCATAACTATGAATTTCGCTACTGGCTCGCCGCCGGCGGCATCGATCCGGACCGCGACGTCAAGCTGGTGGTCGTGCCGCCGCCGATGACTTCCGATGCGTTGGCGGCCGGAGCCATCGACGGCTTCTGCGTCGGCGCCCCTTGGAACATGGTCGCCTCGGAGCGAGGCGTCGGCCGCATCGTCGCGACCAAGCAGGACATATGGCCATCCGCACCGGAAAAAGTGATCGGCATGCGGCCCGAATGGGCGGAGAACAACCCGGAAACCGTATCGCGGCTGATCGTTGCTCTGGACCGCGCTGCCCGCTGGTGCGACGCGCCGGAAAATCGCAACGCGCTCGCGGAGCTTCTCGCAGAACCGCGCTATGTGGCGGCACCCGTCGACATTATCCGCAGGGTTCTCGCGGGCGAATTCACCGTTGATCCCCACGGCAATCAGCGGATCATCGAGAACTATTTTGTCTTTCACTCCGGCTTCGCCAACTTCCCGCGTCCTAGCCAAGCACTCTGGACCTACAGTCAAATGGTACGCTGGGGACAGGCGTCTCTGTCTGCGTCGGGAATGGAGGCATGCATCTCCGCTTATCGTCCTGATCTCTATCGTCAGGCACTCGGGGCGGATGCAGCCGCGGCGGAGGCGGACATCGGCCCGCAAGGCACAGCAGCCGGCGACCACTTCCTGGACGGCCACATCTTCGATCCGAAGCGGATGGAGGAATATATCGAGGCGTTCCCGGTCAAAGCGACAGGCCGCCCCCCGCTGTCGCTCGAAGATATCTGA
- a CDS encoding ArsR/SmtB family transcription factor → MNEANDITTVMRALADPTRRAVFERIVRSDEITVVELTRGSGVTQGAISQHLKSLKQAGLVVERPEGRNVYYRAQPEGLEPLVDWMSHYGVFWRERFANLRTLLKEIDP, encoded by the coding sequence ATGAATGAAGCCAACGACATCACCACTGTCATGCGCGCGCTTGCGGATCCCACTCGGAGAGCCGTGTTCGAGCGGATCGTCAGGTCGGACGAGATTACAGTGGTCGAGCTGACGCGGGGGAGTGGGGTCACGCAGGGCGCCATCTCCCAACACCTCAAGTCATTGAAGCAGGCCGGCCTGGTCGTCGAGCGTCCCGAGGGCCGGAATGTTTACTATCGCGCCCAACCCGAGGGCCTCGAGCCGCTGGTCGATTGGATGAGCCACTACGGCGTCTTCTGGCGCGAGCGCTTCGCCAACCTTAGAACCCTCCTGAAGGAGATCGATCCATGA